The genomic stretch CCCTCAGAGAAAGTCCCAACATGATTTTCCATCTTCTAGCGTGATATGGagtccaggagcaaaggaaaaaCACTCATGAGCTTGGGTTCTTCAGTCTGTGCTCCTTGGAGCCCTCGGAGCTCTGAGCTTTTCCCTGCAACCCTTTCTAACAGTTCCTCCAGCCACTGTACCCAAGGGGGAAGGTCATAGGAAAGATGCTCCCTTTCTTGGGACTGACAAGACCAGCATCCACATAGGATCTGGGAGTGGGAAGGACACAGAGTGAGGGCAGGGGGGTGTCCTTGCCTTGTTTCTAAACTAGTCAATCAACATTTCTTGGAGGCCTCTTGAATGAAATGAAGTTCTTGGACTAGATCATCTTTAGGTTACCTTCCAATTCTCCTATTTTGTGGTTTTGTTATTCTATTTACAAAGTTGATTTTTGTGGTTATTCTAGAATTATAAAGCTACAGAATTTCACATCCAGAAATTGCTTAAAGGTCACTTAGACCAGTAGTCTTGGCACTGGCTGCATGTTGTCATCACCtggaagaactttttaaaatattgatgccCAGGTCTCACTGCAAACCAGTTAAATTAGAATTCAAGGGATGAGACACAGgcaccaattttttttctttttctttttcttttctttctttttttttttttagttcccaTAGTGATTCTAATGGAGTCCAGACCAAActgtttattttacaaataagcatACTGGAAGCCCATAGACAATCAAAATGCACCAAGGTCTCAAACTATTTAACAGCAAACTGGCACTAGAATTTAATTCCGACTTCCAATCTTGTGCTCTTTCAGACATTTGCTAGCAAAGTCTAATTTTCTTCTTGCAAGGAAAGTATTTTAAAGGGTCCATCTCCTCTCATACAAAGTTTGGAAAGAGCAGTATTTCATAGGCCATGGAGGCTACCCGCCTGCCTACCCTCTCCCCATCAAGCCCTCTCCCACATTCCTAACTTGCAGGCACATGACCTACTGTCTTGTTGGCTTCCTTTCCAGCCCTCCTAGGCTGGAATGGACTCTCCAAGCTCTCGACAGCCTTTGTTTCTTAAACTCTGAAACTCCCTTTCAATTTGATATGTATAAATGTTCTTCCCAAGAGTAAGATGACTTTGAGATCAAAATCGCTATCACTATCTGTTATGCTTTGGTAGCATTTAATGGTTTATGAAGAGATTTCACAAATATTACCCCAGTTAATCTTGATAAAATTCTGCAATATATCAGGTAATACTATTACCATTTAAAAAGCAAGGAATCTAAGACAAAGATTAAGAGACATACTATCACCCAGTCATTAGAAATCTAGTAGTTTTTCCAAGGCCTCACAGCTGCTCCTGTTCTACACACGGCAATCACTTCAGGCTCAGATgccctctcttcctttccctgctATGGGCTCCTTCCCTTGCCTTTACTGACTCACCATTTACAGTAAGGTTGAAGGGATCAGAGGCATAGCGTCGCCGCCAAATGGTACCCTCACAATGGTAGGTGCCGCCATCTGTGAGACTGGCACGGGCGATGGAGATGTTGTGGTTCTCGTACCAGTACTTGAGGGCTTTGCCATTTCTGTAGTAAACCACTTTAAAGACATTCCGATTCCTCCAACCGTGGCACCTGAAGAAAACAGGCTCACCCACTGTTACCACCTCGGCAGATGACTGAAggagaagccagtctgaaaagcattcattatattattaaacaatgaatgaatagaaagataaatagatagaATGAAAGTGTCATACATAGAGTGTCAGAAAACCAAAGATTATCATTAACCCATTTCTTGGTTCATAAGGGcaatagaaaaggaaatacagagtaACACATAGGGCCTGTCTTCTATAAGGATAAATCCTCCCTCCTGAAAAGTCAATCTGGGGACATAAAGTCTCTCTGACTTTTCTCCTGAGCccactcagaagatctgaaaactgGAATTCCCTTCAGATACATTGTTGCTTATTCCAGCCACTGAGGGTGAAATAAATCTAATTTTCCTGGGGGTTTGGGGGGGCGGTTCTTAGTCTTGGAAAGTGTCTATTTTGTCCTCTCTAACCTCTTAGGAACTGTCCAGTTCAACTGTTAATCAAACTTCCTCAGAACATACATCACAACTTTAATGAATTATTTGTGTAGCTGTCTATTTAATGTCTTCTTCCCCATTTGGCTCTgtgctccaggagggcaggggccaTACCTGTTTCTTATATTATATCCTCAGTGTCTAACACAATGCCCAAGAGTTGGTAGATACTCCACAAATACTTGTCAATAATGAGTCAGACAAAGACAAGAATCAGGTTCTGTGGTTAATGGCACTGTAAGAATTGGGgaattttgaatgaaaatatgGCTGCCTTGGGCAAGCACATTTTATTTAAGAGAAATCCTCAAGGAATTCTCTAGAATCTACTTCAAGGAAATTAAGAAGCTATTGTACTTGATTTTGTTTGCATTTAGAATTTGTATATGGATGTTAAAATCTCTATTTTCActcaagagaaaaatataaagtataacAGTGACCTAGGTATAAATGAAATAATCggtttattcattcaatatttgcTGACTAACCCACATATGCCCAAGCATGCTGTGTTAATTGTTGGCAGTAGGAGAATGATAGAGATGGAATAAACATAGGATTCATTCTTAAGTAACAGTAGAGGAGATGAGGAATATATATAAGTATCCTTCATAATGAAGAGTGCAACCTAATGCTCAGGTCATGACACATGGATTATGCAGAGAAAGTCTTTAAATGAAGCTTTTGACTCTGTTTCAAATATACAGATCTTTACAATTTCCACCTATCCAACATGCCATTTGACCACATAATATGCATCTGCACATGTGCAGAATAAATAGAGGGGTAATGGAGTAGAAGGATAACAGTGGGGGTAACTAGAATAGTGAAAGAGGGCAGCAGGGcaggcagaaggagcagaggTGGCAAAGAGAGATGGATGGATTTTAGTCCCACACTGGTACCCCTAAACTTTGAAATAATCTGTTTCCTCCCTATTTTCAGATAGGCCATTCCTCACATGGGAAGAACTAGATTTCAATAGTCCTGGAACTTACCACTGAAGACTTCCAGGTGTACAGGTTCAGACTGGTCAAAATTTTTGTACTGGCACCTGTATTCTCCACTGTTCTGGGTGGTGGCATTCACAATGTCCAACCTTGAAGATGTCACTTCTAAAAGGGTATCATTGTAGAACCACTTACTGGAGTTGGCTTCAGAGGACTGTTTCCTATCACAAATGAGGGTCACGCTCTCTCCTCTAAATATTCTATTCCATGGCGGGTCCAAGGATATTATGGATTTCCGGATGGCTTAGAAGAGATCAAATTGTGGAAAGAGATATAGAGCAAAAAATCCTTGAAAACTGTCAAGTCCCAAAAGTACGGATATATTGATCATAGGTAATCATTGGTCAGTCTAGCCTGTACTGGTGATAAGTCCCTGTTCTGCTTTCCAGGGAAAAGATtaaaagaaggaggaaatagtGTCATGACCCCAATAAACTCCCAAACTAGGGGGAAAGACAGGATACACAtgcagaatattaaaaataaaataaacttactaTATGACTAATTCTCGTGATTTCAGTTTCACTATCTGAAAATGAGGATTGCGATCTCTTTTCAGGTGGGAACAATGTTTGCATGCTCAACTACTGTCCAGCACAATAGCTGGTGCATAGTAAGGGTTcattaaatgtttactgaatggatgaatgaatgatggatggatgaatgaaggTATTGGActaaatgacatataaaatttcTTCCAGCTCTAAATTGTTGGCTAAGTATATATGGAGTACAAAAGATATGTCAGTACTAGAGGGAAGTGAGAAGCACTTCAAAGGGGTAAAGCACAGATTTGGACACAGAGCAATGAAGT from Choloepus didactylus isolate mChoDid1 chromosome 2, mChoDid1.pri, whole genome shotgun sequence encodes the following:
- the FCER1A gene encoding high affinity immunoglobulin epsilon receptor subunit alpha isoform X1 — translated: MPAPTRGPALLWIALLLFSPDVILTAIRKSIISLDPPWNRIFRGESVTLICDRKQSSEANSSKWFYNDTLLEVTSSRLDIVNATTQNSGEYRCQYKNFDQSEPVHLEVFSDWLLLQSSAEVVTVGEPVFFRCHGWRNRNVFKVVYYRNGKALKYWYENHNISIARASLTDGGTYHCEGTIWRRRYASDPFNLTVNVPSKLHWIQFFIPLLVMILFIVDTGLFISTQKQFTLFLKNKRTRKGKWCPKPDLKEK
- the FCER1A gene encoding high affinity immunoglobulin epsilon receptor subunit alpha isoform X3 — translated: MPAPTRGPALLWIALLLFSPDVILTAIRKSIISLDPPWNRIFRGESVTLICDRKQSSEANSNWLLLQSSAEVVTVGEPVFFRCHGWRNRNVFKVVYYRNGKALKYWYENHNISIARASLTDGGTYHCEGTIWRRRYASDPFNLTVNVPSKLHWIQFFIPLLVMILFIVDTGLFISTQKQFTLFLKNKRTRKGKWCPKPDLKEK
- the FCER1A gene encoding high affinity immunoglobulin epsilon receptor subunit alpha isoform X2; its protein translation is MPAPTRGPALLWIALLLFSPDVILTEVTSSRLDIVNATTQNSGEYRCQYKNFDQSEPVHLEVFSDWLLLQSSAEVVTVGEPVFFRCHGWRNRNVFKVVYYRNGKALKYWYENHNISIARASLTDGGTYHCEGTIWRRRYASDPFNLTVNVPSKLHWIQFFIPLLVMILFIVDTGLFISTQKQFTLFLKNKRTRKGKWCPKPDLKEK